In Leptospira sp. WS58.C1, a single genomic region encodes these proteins:
- a CDS encoding FAD-dependent oxidoreductase, producing the protein MERAFQPINIGSFILPNRFIMGSMHLGLEGKTQTAKRMAAFYGKRFEGGVGLIVTGGISVNEEGRGSKHFFNIQNEEHASELQKMNDLLNGSGTMCAQLFHAGRYAFDRNCVGPSALRAPINRYVPKALTEEECWKTVEDFGIAAKLARETGFGAVEIMGSEGYLINQFFSPVTNQRDDHFGGDHKRRMNMAVEVLKAVVKNLPEGFPVIFRMSGIDLIPGNPTFEEVCDLAQTLKQEGVSALNIGIGWHESRIPTISQLVPRGAWANIAGRIKEKTPGIPIIASNRVNDPITAQKIFDQDQADIISMARPFLADPFIVKKIQTGLSNRINTCIACNQSCLDHAFVDKSVSCLVNPQAVNELEYEIGPEVKAQKVVVIGSGPGGLEAARASASLGHKVILLEKSDQIGGQFLLASNIPGKSEFKETLRYFRNELPALGVDIRLNTNCDLKLLEELDPDAIIFATGVKPREFTLPGIHNLPAGNYTEYLTGKFKAGKKVAVIGGGGIGVDVAHKLTEENDPSLESYSKKYNIDSYTNAVIQPHKSERDVAIFRRSGKHGAGLGPTTFWALKQELEASGVEFFQGLNYKEITKDGLKITMKNGEEVLYPCDSLILCVGQEKESSLYETYKSLHPQKQIFVIGGAKDSKGIDAERAFLEGLNAAYNIGKEDKVSAIV; encoded by the coding sequence ATGGAAAGAGCGTTTCAGCCCATAAACATAGGAAGTTTTATCCTTCCGAATCGGTTCATCATGGGATCTATGCACTTAGGACTCGAAGGAAAAACGCAAACCGCAAAAAGAATGGCGGCATTTTATGGGAAACGCTTTGAAGGCGGTGTCGGCCTAATCGTGACCGGCGGAATAAGCGTGAATGAAGAAGGAAGAGGATCCAAACACTTCTTCAATATACAAAACGAAGAACACGCATCCGAACTACAAAAGATGAATGATCTTTTAAACGGAAGCGGAACTATGTGTGCACAACTTTTCCACGCGGGACGTTATGCGTTTGATAGGAACTGCGTAGGCCCTTCTGCACTCCGTGCTCCAATCAATCGATATGTTCCAAAAGCTCTCACAGAAGAAGAATGTTGGAAGACCGTAGAAGATTTTGGGATCGCAGCAAAACTCGCAAGAGAAACAGGATTTGGAGCCGTGGAAATTATGGGGAGCGAAGGTTATCTCATTAATCAATTCTTCTCTCCGGTAACAAATCAAAGAGACGATCATTTCGGAGGAGATCACAAAAGGAGAATGAACATGGCTGTCGAAGTTCTGAAGGCGGTCGTAAAAAATCTTCCGGAAGGTTTCCCGGTGATTTTCAGAATGTCAGGGATCGATCTCATTCCAGGCAACCCGACTTTCGAAGAAGTATGCGATCTAGCGCAAACACTGAAGCAAGAAGGTGTATCCGCATTAAACATTGGGATCGGATGGCATGAATCAAGAATTCCAACGATCAGCCAATTGGTTCCGCGAGGAGCCTGGGCAAATATTGCGGGTCGGATCAAAGAAAAAACTCCGGGGATTCCTATCATTGCATCCAACCGAGTGAACGATCCGATCACAGCGCAAAAAATTTTTGATCAGGATCAGGCTGATATCATTTCTATGGCGAGGCCGTTTCTCGCAGATCCGTTCATTGTAAAAAAAATCCAGACCGGCCTGTCGAATCGGATCAACACATGTATCGCATGCAACCAATCTTGTTTGGATCATGCGTTCGTAGATAAGTCTGTTTCCTGTCTCGTCAATCCCCAAGCTGTTAATGAACTGGAATATGAAATCGGCCCCGAGGTGAAGGCTCAAAAAGTTGTGGTGATCGGATCGGGTCCGGGGGGACTGGAAGCTGCGAGAGCGAGCGCTTCTCTCGGTCATAAAGTTATACTTCTTGAAAAATCCGATCAGATCGGAGGACAGTTCCTTCTTGCTTCGAATATTCCCGGCAAATCGGAATTCAAAGAGACACTTCGATATTTTAGAAACGAACTTCCTGCACTCGGAGTGGATATCCGTTTAAATACGAATTGTGATCTAAAGCTACTTGAAGAATTAGATCCGGATGCGATCATATTTGCGACAGGCGTTAAACCGAGAGAATTTACTCTGCCCGGCATTCATAATCTTCCGGCAGGAAATTATACGGAATATCTGACCGGGAAATTCAAAGCGGGAAAAAAAGTGGCAGTGATCGGCGGAGGCGGGATCGGCGTCGATGTGGCTCATAAACTGACCGAAGAAAACGATCCCAGCTTGGAATCTTATTCAAAAAAATATAATATCGATTCGTATACGAATGCCGTTATCCAACCTCACAAATCGGAAAGAGATGTTGCGATTTTTAGGAGAAGCGGAAAACATGGGGCGGGCTTAGGACCTACTACTTTTTGGGCTCTCAAACAGGAATTAGAGGCCTCCGGCGTGGAATTCTTTCAAGGCCTCAACTATAAGGAAATCACGAAAGACGGCTTAAAGATCACTATGAAAAATGGAGAAGAAGTCCTTTATCCTTGCGACTCCCTGATCCTTTGTGTAGGACAGGAAAAAGAAAGTTCTCTTTATGAGACCTACAAATCCTTGCACCCGCAAAAACAAATTTTCGTAATAGGTGGAGCGAAGGACTCCAAGGGAATCGATGCGGAGAGAGCGTTTTTAGAAGGATTGAATGCCGCATACAACATTGGAAAAGAAGACAAAGTCTCTGCGATAGTATAG
- a CDS encoding acyl-CoA dehydrogenase family protein, whose protein sequence is MIANNYFKDDKDLKLFFEHLIDWNSIVKATEGEEFFDHELYKKTNNPRYEMAPSNVQEAVELYRSSLESLGEFFGKEVSQLSSVMDKKHLRYENGTVIFPEETTSIYEKFRDTGLMPFSISREAGGLGLPGTMSAFYGMIMARADVSFCMTVALLNLAQIVSRYGTEEQIENFAAKAATGETLFAMSLTEPDFGSDLNNVRTTAVKMEDGHYRLNGTKRFISQGCGLGPYPSSLLTLARTGNGGARGLSVFLVKSEDVTVAGIETKMGIHASPTCEIVYENSYGELLGQEGLGLTRYTTGMTNFMRLGSAACGPGSGAGAYYESLKYAQERQQFGKPIAEIPAVAEMLNKIQREVNASRLLTFETARVVDMYQHHQIRLEKSNKEDREIRKDEKVKKWGNLASVLTPIAKYYCSEEGHKCAGLAIQIHGGAGYTEDYDVARIFRDSRINTIYEGTSQIHVRIAVGAIVAGMTGDGNFKKYLESIKAEIGSPSKFLKEQSEIFEDAITKFRSIEEDQTKERVAENLMIITARYLCSMLYEKALNKLKQNDQFDRWSKDCKAYLIDSTAIAKSCIYRIENAV, encoded by the coding sequence ATGATAGCGAATAATTATTTTAAAGACGACAAAGATCTAAAACTATTCTTCGAACATTTAATCGATTGGAATTCGATCGTAAAGGCAACGGAAGGTGAAGAATTTTTCGATCACGAACTTTATAAGAAAACGAATAACCCAAGATACGAAATGGCTCCATCTAACGTCCAAGAGGCCGTTGAATTATACAGATCGAGTCTTGAATCCTTGGGAGAATTTTTCGGTAAAGAAGTCTCTCAACTTTCGAGCGTTATGGATAAAAAACATCTACGCTACGAAAATGGAACGGTGATCTTTCCGGAGGAAACTACGTCGATATACGAGAAATTCCGTGATACAGGACTCATGCCCTTCTCCATTTCCAGAGAAGCAGGAGGACTCGGATTACCTGGAACCATGAGCGCATTCTACGGAATGATTATGGCAAGAGCGGATGTTTCTTTTTGTATGACTGTCGCTCTATTGAATCTAGCGCAGATCGTTTCCAGATACGGAACGGAAGAACAAATCGAAAATTTTGCGGCAAAAGCGGCAACGGGTGAAACTCTTTTTGCAATGTCTCTTACCGAGCCCGATTTCGGCTCCGATCTAAATAACGTCAGAACCACCGCCGTAAAAATGGAAGACGGACATTACCGCTTAAATGGAACGAAACGTTTTATATCCCAAGGTTGCGGGCTCGGTCCCTATCCTTCTAGTCTATTAACTCTAGCTCGAACAGGAAATGGAGGAGCTAGAGGATTATCCGTATTCTTGGTAAAAAGCGAGGATGTAACGGTTGCTGGAATTGAAACAAAAATGGGAATTCACGCATCACCCACCTGCGAGATCGTTTACGAAAACAGTTACGGTGAACTCTTGGGGCAAGAAGGGCTCGGTCTCACCAGATACACTACGGGTATGACAAATTTTATGAGACTCGGAAGCGCGGCATGCGGCCCGGGAAGCGGAGCCGGAGCATATTATGAATCTCTAAAATATGCGCAAGAAAGACAACAGTTCGGAAAACCGATCGCTGAGATCCCTGCCGTTGCCGAAATGCTTAATAAAATCCAGAGAGAAGTCAACGCATCTAGACTTCTCACATTCGAAACGGCTCGAGTTGTGGATATGTACCAGCATCACCAGATCCGTTTGGAAAAATCGAATAAAGAAGATAGAGAGATCCGAAAAGACGAAAAAGTAAAAAAATGGGGAAATCTTGCCTCCGTTCTTACACCTATCGCAAAATACTATTGTTCGGAAGAAGGACATAAATGTGCCGGCCTCGCCATCCAAATCCATGGTGGAGCCGGTTATACGGAAGATTATGATGTGGCTAGAATATTTAGAGATTCAAGGATCAATACGATCTATGAAGGAACAAGCCAGATCCACGTTCGGATCGCAGTCGGAGCGATTGTTGCGGGAATGACCGGAGACGGGAATTTCAAAAAATATCTGGAATCGATCAAGGCGGAAATAGGATCGCCTTCTAAATTCCTAAAAGAACAATCCGAAATATTCGAAGATGCGATAACTAAATTCAGATCCATCGAAGAGGATCAGACCAAAGAAAGGGTCGCGGAAAATCTAATGATCATTACTGCAAGATATCTATGCAGTATGTTGTATGAGAAAGCTTTAAACAAACTGAAACAAAACGACCAATTTGATCGTTGGTCAAAGGATTGTAAAGCGTATCTGATCGACAGTACGGCTATCGCAAAATCATGCATTTATAGGATAGAAAATGCGGTATAA
- a CDS encoding GNAT family N-acetyltransferase translates to MGSGTVQNKQKVERKLEVRIAENQLEIERTLALRYDVFNLELGEGLPQSAATRKDRDEYDLFCDHLIVVDKNRDDMIVGTYRILRRSVAKANIGFYSDNEFDITKIYELEREPAEIGRSCVHPEYRDGSVISLLWGGLAQYMKKNNIGYLFGCGSVHSTDAQAANDVYAFLKDKKALAGENFDVKPLPGFEMEGFDTNYSPEDIKEVSKRIPALIKGYIRAGSLICGTPALDSVFKTTDFFIIFDIKDIESRYSKHYLE, encoded by the coding sequence ATGGGATCAGGAACAGTCCAAAACAAGCAAAAAGTAGAGCGTAAGCTTGAGGTACGGATCGCAGAGAACCAACTCGAGATCGAAAGAACTTTAGCTCTTCGTTATGATGTATTCAATCTGGAGTTGGGAGAAGGTTTACCTCAATCCGCAGCTACACGTAAAGACAGAGACGAATACGATTTATTTTGCGACCATCTTATCGTAGTAGATAAGAACAGAGATGATATGATCGTCGGGACCTATCGTATTCTGCGTAGAAGTGTTGCGAAGGCAAATATCGGATTTTACTCCGACAACGAATTCGATATTACTAAAATTTACGAATTAGAAAGAGAACCTGCAGAGATCGGTCGCAGTTGTGTTCATCCCGAATACAGAGACGGATCCGTGATCTCTCTTCTTTGGGGCGGACTCGCTCAATACATGAAGAAGAACAATATCGGATACCTTTTCGGTTGTGGCTCCGTTCATAGCACAGATGCTCAAGCTGCAAACGATGTGTATGCTTTTCTAAAAGACAAAAAAGCTTTAGCTGGAGAAAATTTCGACGTTAAACCGCTTCCTGGATTCGAGATGGAAGGTTTTGATACGAATTATTCTCCTGAAGATATTAAGGAAGTTTCTAAAAGGATTCCGGCATTGATCAAAGGTTATATCAGAGCTGGATCTTTGATCTGCGGAACTCCTGCGTTGGACTCCGTTTTCAAAACTACGGATTTCTTTATCATCTTCGATATTAAAGACATCGAATCCAGATATAGCAAACATTACCTAGAATAG
- a CDS encoding PilZ domain-containing protein yields the protein MEKRKQVRVVPFPKQPVQLQLMGNGFLDILIAQDVSEGGIAVRVPHKFDGCDIHSSVEILVSLPGYKPFKALGKIKHLSASKEAQGLFGLQFTQIDLKGKQFLGDYVKKLASLRRMAG from the coding sequence ATGGAGAAAAGAAAGCAGGTAAGGGTGGTTCCTTTCCCTAAACAACCGGTTCAACTCCAATTGATGGGAAACGGGTTTTTAGATATTCTCATCGCCCAGGACGTCAGCGAAGGAGGGATCGCCGTTCGTGTCCCTCATAAATTTGATGGATGCGATATACATTCCAGCGTGGAAATTTTGGTTTCTCTGCCCGGATACAAGCCGTTTAAAGCATTAGGTAAGATCAAACACTTGAGCGCCTCCAAGGAAGCACAGGGACTTTTCGGGCTTCAATTCACCCAAATCGATCTGAAAGGGAAACAATTCCTCGGTGATTATGTCAAAAAACTTGCATCTCTCCGCAGAATGGCAGGTTAA
- a CDS encoding alpha/beta fold hydrolase produces the protein MTEPLWRTHPLAWKATGAFFEWKKRKLFYRIGGEGEALLLLHGFPTSSWDWKDVWETLTPQYKVLTLDYLGFGFSEKPKDGHYSIFQYADQVEFFLQEQGIQKVHLLAHDLGDTVAQELVARFREKLSGQRIGGPDLKSVFFLNGGIFPETHRPRAVQKLLNGPLGFLFSRLVNKTSFQKSFSEVFGPNTKPHQEELDGFWECVNNGGGKAIYHKLIRYMRERKIFRERWVGALLDCPIPYALADGLEDPVSGKHVVDRLRELRPDANVYELSGIGHYPQTEAPDQVLKAYSNFRSKL, from the coding sequence ATGACGGAGCCGCTTTGGAGAACCCATCCCTTGGCCTGGAAGGCAACGGGAGCTTTCTTTGAATGGAAAAAAAGGAAACTATTCTATCGGATCGGTGGAGAAGGAGAAGCGCTTCTTCTTTTACACGGATTTCCCACTTCTTCCTGGGACTGGAAGGATGTATGGGAAACTCTTACACCTCAGTACAAAGTTCTGACCTTAGATTATCTAGGCTTCGGTTTTTCTGAAAAACCGAAAGACGGACATTATTCAATTTTTCAATACGCGGACCAGGTCGAATTTTTCCTGCAAGAGCAAGGCATTCAAAAAGTACATCTTCTTGCGCACGATTTGGGAGATACTGTAGCCCAGGAATTGGTAGCCAGATTTAGAGAGAAGTTATCCGGACAGAGGATCGGTGGACCCGACTTAAAGTCCGTATTCTTTTTGAATGGGGGGATCTTTCCGGAGACTCATAGACCAAGGGCAGTGCAAAAATTATTAAACGGTCCTTTGGGATTTTTATTCTCTCGCCTAGTGAACAAGACTTCCTTCCAAAAAAGTTTTTCGGAAGTATTCGGTCCGAATACTAAACCTCACCAAGAGGAGTTGGACGGCTTCTGGGAATGTGTGAACAACGGAGGAGGAAAGGCGATCTATCACAAGTTGATAAGATACATGAGAGAAAGAAAAATTTTCAGAGAGAGATGGGTCGGGGCCCTTCTGGATTGTCCGATCCCGTACGCATTAGCGGACGGTTTAGAAGATCCAGTGAGTGGTAAACATGTGGTGGACCGACTCAGAGAGTTGAGACCGGATGCGAACGTGTACGAACTCTCCGGCATCGGACATTATCCGCAAACGGAAGCTCCCGATCAGGTTTTGAAAGCGTACTCTAACTTCAGATCGAAACTTTGA
- a CDS encoding aldo/keto reductase has product MENFYSRKKFLKLLALSAAGISLSEKMISPLFSQTSGASKMLKRKIPKTGEEIPAIGLGTWQTLDVDPAPSSLAPLKEVLSEFLDKGGGVVDSSPMYGRSEEIFGILSKDFSETERKKFFLATKVWIRGEAAGKSQIEASFKKMKADKIDLFQIHNLLDTQTHVKTLRALREKGKIRYIGLTHFTTSAFSEMERISEKEKPDFLQIPYSIQTREAENRILPFAQEHGIAVLINRPFEEGGLFRNTNGKTLPEYFKEWDCFSFAQVFLKYILSHPAVTCAIPATSKLSHLKDNMGAGLGRFPEGKERKVFLSNLLDAMD; this is encoded by the coding sequence ATGGAAAACTTTTATTCCAGAAAAAAGTTCCTAAAACTTTTGGCTTTATCCGCCGCAGGTATCAGTCTTTCGGAGAAAATGATTTCTCCATTATTCTCCCAAACGTCCGGAGCTTCTAAAATGTTAAAACGTAAGATCCCAAAAACGGGAGAAGAAATTCCAGCAATCGGTCTAGGTACTTGGCAAACTTTAGATGTGGATCCGGCTCCTTCTTCTTTGGCTCCTTTAAAAGAAGTTTTGTCGGAGTTCCTAGATAAGGGAGGAGGTGTGGTGGATTCCTCTCCCATGTACGGTCGTTCCGAGGAAATTTTCGGGATCTTATCCAAGGATTTTTCGGAGACGGAAAGAAAAAAATTTTTCTTAGCTACCAAAGTTTGGATCCGGGGAGAAGCCGCCGGAAAATCTCAGATCGAAGCATCTTTCAAAAAAATGAAAGCGGATAAGATCGATCTATTCCAAATCCATAATTTACTAGATACCCAAACTCACGTCAAAACTTTAAGGGCTTTAAGAGAAAAAGGGAAGATCCGTTATATAGGTCTGACCCATTTTACGACTTCCGCATTTTCTGAAATGGAACGTATCTCAGAAAAAGAAAAACCGGACTTCTTACAGATACCTTATTCTATCCAAACTAGAGAAGCCGAGAATCGTATCTTACCATTCGCCCAAGAACATGGGATCGCAGTCCTAATCAATCGTCCCTTCGAAGAAGGTGGACTTTTCAGAAATACAAACGGTAAAACCTTACCGGAGTATTTTAAGGAATGGGATTGTTTTTCTTTCGCGCAAGTCTTCTTAAAATATATTCTTTCTCACCCTGCCGTGACCTGCGCGATCCCCGCGACTTCTAAACTTTCTCATCTTAAAGATAATATGGGTGCGGGACTCGGCAGATTTCCGGAAGGCAAGGAGAGAAAAGTTTTTCTATCCAACCTTTTAGATGCGATGGACTGA